DNA sequence from the Sediminibacillus dalangtanensis genome:
TGGTTCAGCCAATAATGATCCACAGACAGTTAAATTCATAATTTCCTATACAGTAATGAAAAGCACTTTCCGGTTCACTGGGAAGTGCTTTTCTTTTGAGAGCTGGTGGGAGCCAGAAATTATCTCCACCTTCTGAACTACCTTCTTTCCTCCTCCGATTTTCGTATGCGCTTTTTCACCCGGTTGCATATACTTCTTATCTTGTTATAATATTCCTTGTGTCTGTTTCGGCTTTACAAACGTGGTTGCTCAACCAGTATATTTCTTAAAGTTTGGTCCATTGCGCTCGTTTTTTGTGTTTGTCTTTTAACAGATGTATAGCAGCTAAGTATTCCCCAAAGCAAATTATTCTGTTAAAACATATCCATGTACTATTTCCTCTATTTTTTTCATTCTGTCAAGTGCCCCGCTGGCAGAATTACGCTCTTCGATGGATGATTACACTTAAATGCCTACAATATAGTTAACCATGAACTTACAGATTAGAAGAAGCTAGTTCAACAAAGGAGGATGAAGTGTAGATGAAAAAACTGTTATCTATTTTATTATTAGGACAGACGTTATTCCTAACAGCTTGTGGCGGTGAAGAATCGGGCGAGAATACGGAACAACAGACAAAAGATGAATCACAAGGGGACAAGGGTACCATCTCCATTGGGATGAATAACTGGGCAGAGAACGTGGCGGTCTCCAACATGTGGAAAATAATCCTGGAAGACAAAGGTTACAACGTAGAGTTAACCTCTGTTGAAAAAGCGTTTCTCTATGAAGCCCTTTCTGCTGGTGATTTAGACATTGGAATGGAGATTTGGCTGCCGAATACTGATCAAGCCTACTATGACAAGTACAAAGATGAAATCGATTGGCGTGAAAATTGGTATGAAGGTACTGATTTGGCACTCGTCGTCCCTTCTTATATGGAAAATATCAACAGCATTGAAGACTTAAATAACCATAAGGAAGAATTAGATTCCCAAATAGTAGGCATTGACGCTGGCGCAAGTATTATGTCCTTAACTGAGGAAGTAATTGAGACCTATGGTTTGGATTTTGAGCTTGCAAGTTCTTCTGAACCAACGATGTTGACTGAATTGCAAAGCAACATCGAAAACAAAGATCCAATCGTTGTTACCTTGTGGAAGCCACATTGGTCTTTTGCCGAGATGGATTTAAAAATACTGGAGGATCCAAAAAACGTTTATGGAAATGCGGAAAACATTTCCTACGCGGCCAGAAAAGGACTCGAAGAAGATCAGCCAGAGGTAGTTAAGTGGTTTGATAATTTCAAGCTTGATGATCAACAATTAGGAAGCCTGATGGCAACCATAAATGAGGCAGAATCAGAAGAAGAAGGAGCTCAAGCCTGGATTGACGAACATCAAGAGTTGATTAAAGAATGGACTGAATAACAGGACAAGAAACCACGGAACATCTTACCCCGTGGTTTCTTGATTCGACTTCATTTTTTCTGCAGCCAATCCCACGCTTCGGAAAGTTGATCCTTTTCAAATTGCTTTACGGTAATACCAGGCAAATACTTTCCGACTTTTGCGAGGGATTCTACTGAATCTTTGCCTGTCACAACTGCCAATTTACTAAATTGTTCCCAATGCTTCGCATCAAACTTCATGCCTTCCATCATGCCTTTCAGGGAAGATCCTTTTATATCATGAATGATGGCCAGCAGGTTAAAAGAATTTCCTTCCGGAAAGTGTTCTTTTACATGTTGTTCCAAACGTTCTGCATCCTCTTTTGTTGCCTCTCCCGTAAACTGAACAGCAATTGTTTTTTCATCCTGGCTCGGCAGGAAAGATAACATGGAAACACACCCTTCTGTCATGCTTTACTAATGGTTTACCCGAATCAAAAGGCTTTTCAAACGATGAATCATCAGCTTACAAGATTATCACGCCTGTTTTCCCTTCAAACCTTTCGCTAATGTCGATTTCAAACTTTGAATGAATAAAACAAGCGATAAAATGGAGAGTATCATTGCTGAAGGGTGTTCTCTGTGACCTTTATCCACTCTACTCATCATCGCTCTGTATCATTTCACTTACCCAATCCCATTTTATACCATGTATGATAATTATCCTGTATTATCACGCTATGAGTGTAACTGAATTTTGCGGAATTGGAGTGGGAACGATGGAGATGCATGAAGAAGACAGAAGCTTTTTCGACCAAGCGATCCTGGATTACAAAGAAGGAAGCAACCGATTGGAAAAAGGCCTGCCGGAAATGACAAAAAGTTATTTCGATTTTACAGAAGCTTGTTTTCAGGATGGCGCAATAGACGGAAAACAAAAACAATTGATTGCCCTTGGCATCAGTATTTATGCCCAGGATGAATACTGTATCATGTACCATACCAAGGGTGCTGTAGAACACGGAGCCAATGAAAACGAAGTGATGGAAACGATTGCTGTCAGTGCCGCTCTTGGTGGCGGTGCAGCCTTTTCGCAAGGTGTCACGCTGGCAATGGAAACATTCGATCACTACCATGAAGTAAAACATTGATACATTTTGTTTCTAGCTATTGCAAAACCAGGCAACATGGCCAAGCATTTATTTATGCCATTTTTGCTTGGTTTTTCATTAGGGAATATATCCATTCTTCCAACATGTGATAATCAAGCGATTTAATGAAAAAACATTTGAATTGATAAAGCTTGCAAATTATGTCCCTTTCAAGCCAAAAAAGTTGGTTCTTTTTCAAGCAATATTTAATAAGCCTCCATGCCATTGTTTTATATATGATGGTGTGGAGGTGATATTCATGTACACGCTGTTAACACAAAATAGGAATTTTCGTTTCTACTTAATAGGAGGAGGAATTTCCAAACTCGGCGATATCCTTTCTGGCCTTGCCTTTTTGTTTTTAGCGCATGATATGACCAGATCTGGTGTTCATACAACAGGGATGGCCATTGCAGAAACGTTACCCTATCTCTTTTTCGGATTAGTTGGTGGTGTTATTGCCGACTGGCTTCCTCGTAAAAGATTATTGATTTGTTTGGATGGAATCCGGTTTCCTCTTATTCTATCGGTCGTTTTTTTGGATTCAACCGGAAGCCTTACATATTTATATTTGTTGTTTGTCAGCTTCCTGATCCAAACGATTGGATGCTTTTTCAACCCAGCCCACCGGGCAATTCTTCCGATGATCACACACAAGGATGAACGAACGGCAGCAAACAGCTTGCAAGACAGTATAACAAGAGGCATAACTGTCCTGAGCCCGCTGATAACCGTTTCTTTGATAAAAACACTTGGAGTGGTTCACTTTTTCACCATCGACGCCGTCACCTATTTGATTAGCATCCTATGTCTCCTTCGCGTGTTTGTTCAAGAAACAAAAAAGGATTGTAGTAAGTCGGTTCGGCAACTTTTTTCAACCATTCTTTCTTTTTTTGTATGGGCAAGACAGCATGTAACAGTCCGTCAACTATTCCTATTTACATTTATTACTGTATTTCTCAACACATGGGTTTGGGAAGTTGGGTTACTGTTGGGACTTGCTGAGCTGACGTCAAACGAACAATCCATTTATAGTATCCTACAAGGTGTGTTTGGTGCTGTAGTGATTGTCACAAACTTAATCCTGCCTTATTTCATCAAAAAAATGACCTTGAAGACTTATTTGGTTGGAGCAGCTATTTGGGGAATCGGCATCACTTATTACGGCGCTTTGTTCGATGTCAAACATTTTTACATTGGCTGTGCGATTGTAGGCATCGGGCTGCCCATAGCTGGATTGGCCCGCGTATATTTATTGCAGTCACTCATACCAGAAGAAAAATTAGGCAGGGCATTCAGTTTCAATGCGGTTCTGCTTTATCTCGCCAATACAGTTTCTCTTGCGTTATTCGGAACTCTCTCTGCCTATGTTCCCATCAGATTATTAATGACTGGAAGCGGAGTCGTCATCTTGCTCACCAGTATTACTTTTTTACTAATTAAAACGGTTGGTTGTTCGGAACTCAGACGGGGTCGCCCCGTAAACTTTTTTAAATAAACGGGTATACGCAGATACGTTCTTAAAACCATGGGCCATGGCAATTTGCAACACGGTTTCATCAGTATAAATCAAATCCGGCTGACTTCGTATCAGCCGGTATAATTGTAGCCAGGAGTACGGAGATATACCTGTTCGCTCTTTAAACAAATGAGCAAACTGATATTTATTTATTCGGGCCACCTCTGCCATTCCGTCCAATGTCCAGTCTTGCTCATAGCTTTGTTTAATAGCATCAGTCACCAGCTTTAACACTTCATCTTGTACCACTTCAGGCATTGTCCCCTGGTGCTTTCCCAATCCATACTGTACCATCAGAATAGCAAGCTGGGTAAAGCTATTTTCCACCAACAGTTGATTTGCCTCAGCAGGTTTTTCACTATTCCAGCCGATAAGTTCACGAATAAAACAAGCCCACCGATCTATTTGTGGATGATAATAAGACACTGCTGCAAATTCCATTTCACGTCCAGTAACACCCAGTCCCACGGAAGCATCTTTCAACAACTTCTGGTCCAGTTCGATTAGAAATTTTTCTCCCGACATATGAAGTTGTCTATGCTCCTGCAAGGGATTGAAAATGACAAATTGCCGTTGCCCAATCGTTAAGTACTGATGACGCGTTTGATACATTCCTCCACCTTTTGAACCAAATATTAATTTATATGTATGGTCGCTGCGCCAGTCACGTTCTCCTAACTTATCAGAACGCAGTAGGAGCAGTCCGTTTTCGTCTTGGTAAATCATAGCCGACAACCTCTCTATATTAACCACTTTACCCCTTTTACTGTCATTATATCATTTCGCTGTGAGAAGGAGTTTTTTAAGACAGCAATTTTGAGAGGTCATTGTTTTTTAGCAAAGGTCCAGACTGCAGCGCAGCCTTAGAAAGTTGCATCACATTAAACGGGGTATTACTTAGTAATCTCCAAAATAATCTTTCCTACACTTTTTCTGGATTCCAATAGCTGGTATGCTTCCCTGGCATTTCTCAACGGCAGCTTCTTACCAACCTTTATACCAAGCTGTCCGGTTGTCATGTAATGTAAAACACCTGCAGCTGTTTCTTGCAGGACTTCAGGCCGTTCTTTTCTGGTCGTACCTAAACTAAACCCGAGAACAGAACGACAGCTTGCATGCAGCTGTTTTGCTTCGACAGTACCTGTGCTTCCACTTGAGTTTCCAAAGTGGACTAGCCTTCCAAAGTGGGATAAACAGTCGAGACTTTCTTCGAAAATACGTCCGGAAACAGAATCTAGAACGATATCAACACCTTTTCCTTCCGTAATCTCCTTTACTCTGTCAGCAAAATGCTCGTATCCGATCACATGGTCAGCTCCTGCGTCTTTGACTACCTGCAGTTTTTCCTCCCTGCTAACTGTCCCAATAACGGAACCAGCTCCCATGATTTTTGCCAGTTGTACAGCCGTACTCCCTACACCCCCGGCTGCCGCATGAATGAGCACCGTTTCCCCTTCATTTATCCGGGCAATCCATTTCAATAAATGATAACCTAGAAATCCGACAGTAGGACAAGCAGCAGCACTCGTAAAGTCTAATTGTTCTGGAATAGAGAAAGTCAGCTTTTCGTTCGCTACTGCATATTCTGCATAAGAACCAAGACGAGGAAAACAGATAACCCTATCTCCTGGCCTAAACCCCTCTACCTTATCACCAGCTTCCACTACTGTTCCTGCAGCATCCAGTCCCGGGACAAATGGAATGGGACCCTTCCATTTCCTCCCCGATCGATTTTTAATATCAGCATAATTCACACTAGTATGAACCACCTTGATAAGCACTTCGTTTTCCTTTATCTTTGGAATCTCCATTTCAACATGCTCTAGTACTTCAGGTCCACCAAATTTATTGACTACGATCCCTTTCATCTAATCCCCTCCAAATTTCTATCCTCTCAACCTGTCATTTCTTGTTCCGCCTTCTTTATTCCTGCAATGGTCCATAACTAGATTAAGACTATTCTCTTATCGATTAACGGAATAGCAGCATGCTTGTTGACGAGAATCAGGCTAACACGATGACCTGCTTACTAAGAGTGGGGGATTTCCTCGAACAAACCAAGACGATTGCCCCAAGGATCAGTGAAAGTTGCCCACTTTACCGGAACTTCTTCCCTGGAGCGGATTGAAAATCTCTTTACTTGCAGCCTTTCCAGCAGCCTGTTCCTTTCTTGCTCGATGGATGCTGTCTGGATACGTAAAGGACCGTTGCCAACTGCAGGCTCTCCTTCTGCTACTTGCAGCCAGCAGCCAGGAAGCAATTCCCATTCGGCAAACCCGTGATGAGGTTCAAAATCCGGCTGTTTTTGCAAAAAAGCAGCATACCACTTCCTGCCCTCATGGAAATCTTTTACTCGTACTTGAAAGGTAACGGTCTCGATCAAGTTATTCTCCTCCTTATAGTAAATCATTTTTGATGACCAATCCTGTTTCCAGGTATATCTTAAGAAGTGTCATAGCCTCTCCCCAACCTGCAGCACAAAATAAGCTAGTCTGTACATCAAGGTTGGAAAGAGAATACCCTTTTTCTTCTAATTCTACAATGGTGCCTGCTTCATAGGCTTTCAATAGGAATCTGACAACTGTTTCTGACTGACCAGGTTTCCACGAAAACGCAAATAACTTATCGGTATCCATAGCTGTAATTTGGCAATATTCTTCTACCCACTGTCCCTCTACTCCAAAATTTTCCCAACACAATCGTAAAGTTCCTTTGCCATCCTCTGAGAGTATCAATGTGGTTCCATCCGTGAACCAGGCATTCCAGCCTTCCTCTG
Encoded proteins:
- a CDS encoding glycine betaine ABC transporter substrate-binding protein; the protein is MKKLLSILLLGQTLFLTACGGEESGENTEQQTKDESQGDKGTISIGMNNWAENVAVSNMWKIILEDKGYNVELTSVEKAFLYEALSAGDLDIGMEIWLPNTDQAYYDKYKDEIDWRENWYEGTDLALVVPSYMENINSIEDLNNHKEELDSQIVGIDAGASIMSLTEEVIETYGLDFELASSSEPTMLTELQSNIENKDPIVVTLWKPHWSFAEMDLKILEDPKNVYGNAENISYAARKGLEEDQPEVVKWFDNFKLDDQQLGSLMATINEAESEEEGAQAWIDEHQELIKEWTE
- a CDS encoding SpoIIAA family protein, with translation MLSFLPSQDEKTIAVQFTGEATKEDAERLEQHVKEHFPEGNSFNLLAIIHDIKGSSLKGMMEGMKFDAKHWEQFSKLAVVTGKDSVESLAKVGKYLPGITVKQFEKDQLSEAWDWLQKK
- a CDS encoding MFS transporter; its protein translation is MYTLLTQNRNFRFYLIGGGISKLGDILSGLAFLFLAHDMTRSGVHTTGMAIAETLPYLFFGLVGGVIADWLPRKRLLICLDGIRFPLILSVVFLDSTGSLTYLYLLFVSFLIQTIGCFFNPAHRAILPMITHKDERTAANSLQDSITRGITVLSPLITVSLIKTLGVVHFFTIDAVTYLISILCLLRVFVQETKKDCSKSVRQLFSTILSFFVWARQHVTVRQLFLFTFITVFLNTWVWEVGLLLGLAELTSNEQSIYSILQGVFGAVVIVTNLILPYFIKKMTLKTYLVGAAIWGIGITYYGALFDVKHFYIGCAIVGIGLPIAGLARVYLLQSLIPEEKLGRAFSFNAVLLYLANTVSLALFGTLSAYVPIRLLMTGSGVVILLTSITFLLIKTVGCSELRRGRPVNFFK
- a CDS encoding carboxymuconolactone decarboxylase family protein, producing the protein MEMHEEDRSFFDQAILDYKEGSNRLEKGLPEMTKSYFDFTEACFQDGAIDGKQKQLIALGISIYAQDEYCIMYHTKGAVEHGANENEVMETIAVSAALGGGAAFSQGVTLAMETFDHYHEVKH
- a CDS encoding quinone oxidoreductase family protein, whose protein sequence is MKGIVVNKFGGPEVLEHVEMEIPKIKENEVLIKVVHTSVNYADIKNRSGRKWKGPIPFVPGLDAAGTVVEAGDKVEGFRPGDRVICFPRLGSYAEYAVANEKLTFSIPEQLDFTSAAACPTVGFLGYHLLKWIARINEGETVLIHAAAGGVGSTAVQLAKIMGAGSVIGTVSREEKLQVVKDAGADHVIGYEHFADRVKEITEGKGVDIVLDSVSGRIFEESLDCLSHFGRLVHFGNSSGSTGTVEAKQLHASCRSVLGFSLGTTRKERPEVLQETAAGVLHYMTTGQLGIKVGKKLPLRNAREAYQLLESRKSVGKIILEITK
- a CDS encoding SRPBCC family protein, producing the protein MKTGTPPIIKHRTYIKKQVSVVYNALTTEEGWNAWFTDGTTLILSEDGKGTLRLCWENFGVEGQWVEEYCQITAMDTDKLFAFSWKPGQSETVVRFLLKAYEAGTIVELEEKGYSLSNLDVQTSLFCAAGWGEAMTLLKIYLETGLVIKNDLL
- a CDS encoding helix-turn-helix transcriptional regulator, yielding MIYQDENGLLLLRSDKLGERDWRSDHTYKLIFGSKGGGMYQTRHQYLTIGQRQFVIFNPLQEHRQLHMSGEKFLIELDQKLLKDASVGLGVTGREMEFAAVSYYHPQIDRWACFIRELIGWNSEKPAEANQLLVENSFTQLAILMVQYGLGKHQGTMPEVVQDEVLKLVTDAIKQSYEQDWTLDGMAEVARINKYQFAHLFKERTGISPYSWLQLYRLIRSQPDLIYTDETVLQIAMAHGFKNVSAYTRLFKKVYGATPSEFRTTNRFN
- a CDS encoding VOC family protein, with translation MIETVTFQVRVKDFHEGRKWYAAFLQKQPDFEPHHGFAEWELLPGCWLQVAEGEPAVGNGPLRIQTASIEQERNRLLERLQVKRFSIRSREEVPVKWATFTDPWGNRLGLFEEIPHS